The DNA segment CCACCATCGCACGACCGCAGTCCGTTCCCCGACCCAGATGTCGGGACCCGATCCGGATTTCGGACGCCGATTTCGGATTTCGATGCCCGACCCCGACGCCGATCTCCGACGGGTCCTTGACTCGGACTCGGACTCCTTGACTCGGACTCGGTATCGGCCGTCCACCTCGGAATCTGACATCCGCCTCCGACTCGGTCTCGGCCCACTGCCTCCGTCTGCCGTCCGCCTCCGCCTCCGACTCCTGCCTCGGGCTCGTCCCCAAAAGCGCAGCTTCGGACCTACGCCCGCCTATCCCGCCGAAATCATTGAACCCCCCCTACTTTTGCACCGGCATGTAGCCAGTTTCAGCCAATACTCCCTGTTTCTCAAGGCCCTGCCGCAGGCTCTCCATTCAGTGTGCGCTCGATGCGCCTGAAGACTTCGCGCTGGGTGACCGCGTCGGGCAGCAGCGTCGTGCGAAAGTGGGTATGGTAGTCCACGTTGAAGCTGCAGCCTGGGGCCAGCAAGACGTGCTCGCGTTCGAGCAGAGCGCGGGCGAAGGCTTGGTCATCGAAATCTCGAAGCCGCGTCTTGTCCACGCCGACGAAAGCGTACATGGCGCCCATCGGCTTGCTCAGCTGCAGCAGGGAGCTCGCCTGGACCGCCTCGATAGCGGCCTTGCGCGACTCGTAGAGGCGACCGCCGGGTGCCGTCAGCGCTTTGATGCTCTGGTGGCCGCCGAGCGCTGTCTGCACGGCCCACTGGCCAGGAACGTTGCTGCATAGCCTCAGGCTGCACAACAACTCGACGCCGCGCAGGTACTCGCGGCTGTCCGCCATCCTGCCGCTGAACGAACACCAGCCAACGCGCAGGCCGCAGGCGCGGTAGACCTTGCTGAGCCCGGACAAGGTAGCGCACAGCGTGTCGTGCACGAGTGTGGCCATGGGTACGAACTCGGCATCCTCGTAGAGCATCCCGTCGTATATCTCGTCCGCAAAGACGGTAAGCCCGTGACGCTCCGCAAGCCGCGCAAGCTCGCTCAAGACCTCGCGCGGGTAGACCGCGCCCGTGGGGTTGTTCGGGTTGATGATCACCAGGGCCTTGGTCCGCTCTGTGATCAGGCCCTCGACTGCGGCCGGATCCGGAACAAAGCCAGCTTCCGGTCGATTGGGATAATGCACGGCACGCGCCCCGTGCAGCGTGACAGCCGCCGTCCATAACGGGTAGTCCGGGCTTGGCACCAGGACCTCGTCGCCCGGGTCGAGGAGCGCCTCCATGCAGATGCCGGTGAGCTCGCTCACGCCGTTGCCCATGAAGACGTCCTCGGCCGAAACGCCCGGGACCCCGCGTTCCTGCTGCTGCATCGCCACGGCTTCCCGGGCCGGAAACACCCCCTTTTCGTGGCAGTAGGCTTCCGACTGCCCGAGGTTCTCGATCATGGCTCGACGCATCGCCTCCGGCATCTGAAACCCGAACGCGCCCGGGTTGCCAATGTTCATGCGCACCACGTCGTAGCCGCTGCGTTGCAGATCGTCGGCGCGGCGGGCGAGCTCCCCCCGAATCTCGTAGCGGACGTCGCTCAGATGATGGCTTGCCCGAACCGGCCTGGACACGCGATCCACCTCGATGCCTGGATCGCTTTAGATCGTGCCATCGAGGGCAGCGAGCACGCGCTCCGTGATCTCCAGGGTACCCAAGCTGCCTCCTAGATCCCGAGTCCGGGCTCCTGCATCGAGCGCGCGCTCTACGGCTCGCTCGAGCGCCGCGGCAGCCTGGCTGCGCCCGAGCGAGTGCCGCAGCAGCATGGCCGAGCTCAGCATCGCCCCGATCGGGTTGGCCACGTCTTGGCCGGCCAGGTCGGGGGCGGAACCATGAATCGGTTCATAGAGCCCGATCTTGCCGCTTCCGAGCGACGCGCTAGGCAGCATGCCGAGCGACCCGGTCAGCACGGCGGCCTCGTCGGTCAGGATGTCTCCGAAGGTGTTTTCAGTCACGATCACGTCGAAGTCACGGGCGTGGGTGATGAGCCGCATCGCACAGGAATCCACCAGCTGATGCTCGAGCTCAACGTCGCTGTGGCGTGTTCCTACCCGTGTCGTGACCTCGCGCCACAAGCGCGACGACTCGAGCACGTTGGCCTTGTCCACGCTGGTCAGCTTGCGGCGACGAGCGCGCGCGAGCTCGAAGGCCAGCTCGACGATCCGCTCCACCTCGGGCGCGGTATACTCCATGGTGTCAACAGCGCGCTCTATGCCGTGCTTGGTCTCTCGGATGCGAGGCTGACCGAAGTACAAGCCACCGGTTAGCTCGCGCACGACCACGAGGTCCACCCCGTTCAGCAGCTCCGCCTTGATGGGGGACGCATCCACGAGGGCCGCGTAGCAGCGAACGGGTCGCAGGTTCGCGTACAAGCCCAAGGCCTTGCGAATGGCCAGCAGCCCTTGCTCGGGTCGGACGCGCAGCCCCGGGTCGTCGTACTCGGGCGCGCCCACGGCGCCGAGCAGGATGGCGTCGGCGGACAGGCAGGCTTCGAGCGTCCTGGCGGGCAATGCTTCGCCGGTGGCCTGGATGGCCGCTCCCCCGATCAGCTCCTCGCTGAACGCAAGGCTCAGCCCCTCGCGCTCGGCGACCGCGGATAGCACGCGCTTGGCCGCGCCGGCCACTTCGGGGCCTATGCCGTCTCCGGGCAAGACAACTATCTTGGCATGCTCAGCCGGCATCGCGTTGATCCTCGTATTCCTTTATGCGCGGGGCGAAAGATAGCAGGTAGTCGAGGCTATCGATTCCTTGCAACAGGCAACGCTTGGCGAACGGATCGACCGGAAACTCGGTGCGAATTGCGTCCCCGGCGCTGAGGCTCTGCTCGGCCAGATCCACGACCAGCGCCAGCGCCGGATCGGCAGCGCGAGCCTCGGCCAGAGCCCGGTGAGCTTGCGGCTCGACTACCACGGGAAGCAGCCCGTTTTTCAACGCATTGGCATGGAAGATGTCGGCGAAGCTTAGCGCTACGACCACGCGAAAGCCCCAGTCCAGCAGCGCCCAGGGCGCGTGCTCGCGCGACGATCCGCAGCCGAAGTTGGCACCGACAAGCAGGATTCGGGCACCCCCGCTCTCGGGTTGGTTCAACACGAAGGCCGGGTCCTTGCGCCAGGACGCGAACAGCCCGTCCCGCAGGCCTTCCCTGCCGGTGACTTTGAGAAAGCGCGCAGGGATGATCTGGTCCGTATCGATATCGCTTGCGAGCAGAGGGACGACACGTGAGCGTAAGCGGTCAAAGCGTTCCATGTCAGAGCTCCGGTTCCAGAGGCAACGGGTCGGGCGCGAGCCTGCGCACGTCGGTCACCGTGCCTGTGACCGCGCAGGCCGCCGCGGTGAGCGGTGAAGCCAGGAAGGTTCGCCCGCCCGGCCCTTGCCGCCCCTCGAAGTTGCGGTTGCTGGTGCTTACCGCATACTGCCCCGGCTCGAGCTGATCGCCGTTCATGGCGATGCACATCGAGCAGCCGGGTTGCCGCCATTGCGCGCCCGAAGCCTCGAATACCGTGTCGAGACCCTCGCTTTCGGCCGCGCGCTTGACTCGCTGGCTGCCTGGCACCACGAGCACGCGAACCCCGTCCGCCACCTTGCGTCCCCGCAAGATCGAAGCGGCCATCCGCAGGTCGGTCAGGCGAGCGTTGGTGCAGCTGCCCAGGAAAACCACGTCCACGGGTTGGCCAAGCAACGGCTTGCCGGGCTCCAGGTCCATGTAGCGAAGCGCGTGCTCGCACGATGCGCGCGTCCGGGCATCGCCGGCATCCTCGGGAGCCGGCACAGCTGCGTCGATCGGAATGCACTGGCCCGGGTGCGTGCCCCAGCTGATCATGGGCGCGAGGTTGCTCGCGTCGAGGTCCGCGTGGCTGTCGAACAGCGCGCCTCGATCGCTCT comes from the Pseudomonadota bacterium genome and includes:
- the leuB gene encoding 3-isopropylmalate dehydrogenase, with protein sequence MPAEHAKIVVLPGDGIGPEVAGAAKRVLSAVAEREGLSLAFSEELIGGAAIQATGEALPARTLEACLSADAILLGAVGAPEYDDPGLRVRPEQGLLAIRKALGLYANLRPVRCYAALVDASPIKAELLNGVDLVVVRELTGGLYFGQPRIRETKHGIERAVDTMEYTAPEVERIVELAFELARARRRKLTSVDKANVLESSRLWREVTTRVGTRHSDVELEHQLVDSCAMRLITHARDFDVIVTENTFGDILTDEAAVLTGSLGMLPSASLGSGKIGLYEPIHGSAPDLAGQDVANPIGAMLSSAMLLRHSLGRSQAAAALERAVERALDAGARTRDLGGSLGTLEITERVLAALDGTI
- a CDS encoding aminotransferase class I/II-fold pyridoxal phosphate-dependent enzyme, which codes for MSRPVRASHHLSDVRYEIRGELARRADDLQRSGYDVVRMNIGNPGAFGFQMPEAMRRAMIENLGQSEAYCHEKGVFPAREAVAMQQQERGVPGVSAEDVFMGNGVSELTGICMEALLDPGDEVLVPSPDYPLWTAAVTLHGARAVHYPNRPEAGFVPDPAAVEGLITERTKALVIINPNNPTGAVYPREVLSELARLAERHGLTVFADEIYDGMLYEDAEFVPMATLVHDTLCATLSGLSKVYRACGLRVGWCSFSGRMADSREYLRGVELLCSLRLCSNVPGQWAVQTALGGHQSIKALTAPGGRLYESRKAAIEAVQASSLLQLSKPMGAMYAFVGVDKTRLRDFDDQAFARALLEREHVLLAPGCSFNVDYHTHFRTTLLPDAVTQREVFRRIERTLNGEPAAGP
- the leuD gene encoding 3-isopropylmalate dehydratase small subunit, which codes for MERFDRLRSRVVPLLASDIDTDQIIPARFLKVTGREGLRDGLFASWRKDPAFVLNQPESGGARILLVGANFGCGSSREHAPWALLDWGFRVVVALSFADIFHANALKNGLLPVVVEPQAHRALAEARAADPALALVVDLAEQSLSAGDAIRTEFPVDPFAKRCLLQGIDSLDYLLSFAPRIKEYEDQRDAG